Proteins encoded within one genomic window of Aurantiacibacter spongiae:
- the rsmA gene encoding 16S rRNA (adenine(1518)-N(6)/adenine(1519)-N(6))-dimethyltransferase RsmA, which yields MSDTLPPLRDVIAAHGLSASKALGQNFLFDEQLLARIAAVPGGLANRAVLEIGPGPGGLTRALLRAGARVTAIERDARCIPALAELGDAFPGRLRVIEDDALAVDHAAIMDEPFAVVANLPYNIGTALFIRWMGGAEWPPAWTSLTLMFQQEVAQRIVAAPGTSAYGRLAVLAGWRARARLAMKVHRSAFTPPPKVMSAIVHVEPDAMPAGLSARTLERVTEAAFGQRRKMLRQSLKSVPGALSALDRSGIDSTRRAETLTIDEFVKIARAIGDGSATG from the coding sequence GTGAGCGATACCCTGCCCCCCTTGCGAGACGTCATCGCTGCGCATGGCCTATCCGCCTCGAAGGCGCTGGGTCAGAACTTCCTGTTCGACGAGCAGCTTCTTGCCCGGATCGCGGCCGTTCCCGGGGGCCTTGCGAACCGCGCCGTGCTCGAGATCGGTCCCGGACCTGGCGGCCTGACCCGTGCCCTGTTGCGCGCCGGTGCGCGCGTGACCGCGATCGAGCGCGACGCGCGCTGCATCCCCGCGCTCGCCGAGTTGGGCGACGCCTTTCCCGGCAGGCTGCGCGTGATCGAGGATGACGCCCTTGCCGTCGATCATGCGGCGATCATGGATGAGCCTTTCGCCGTGGTCGCCAACCTGCCCTACAATATCGGCACCGCACTGTTCATTCGCTGGATGGGGGGGGCCGAATGGCCGCCCGCCTGGACGAGCCTGACGCTGATGTTCCAGCAGGAGGTCGCCCAGCGTATCGTCGCGGCGCCCGGAACATCGGCCTACGGGCGTCTCGCCGTGCTGGCCGGGTGGCGCGCGCGTGCGAGGCTGGCGATGAAGGTCCACCGCAGCGCCTTCACCCCGCCGCCCAAGGTGATGAGCGCAATCGTGCATGTCGAGCCGGACGCCATGCCCGCCGGCCTATCCGCGCGCACGCTCGAACGCGTGACGGAGGCCGCCTTCGGCCAGCGACGCAAGATGCTGCGACAAAGCCTGAAGTCCGTGCCCGGCGCCCTGTCCGCGCTCGATCGGAGCGGGATAGACTCCACGCGGCGGGCGGAAACCCTGACGATCGACGAGTTCGTGAAGATCGCCCGGGCGATCGGCGACGGTTCTGCTACAGGATGA
- a CDS encoding PilZ domain-containing protein: MHTLDNARNDPRAGTMLRATVRDGRGLREFAVADLSSRGLMGRLEHPPGRGEFVELKVSGHILAGHVRWVKGPLFGVALRDRVDVARVLGGKPPPRSPTTTVAQMQPPQTLVRTVASYCVMALAAGCAAYVIADLFIL, encoded by the coding sequence ATGCACACCTTGGACAATGCCCGAAACGACCCGCGCGCCGGCACGATGCTGCGTGCGACCGTGCGCGATGGGCGGGGTCTGCGCGAGTTCGCCGTGGCGGACCTTTCCTCGCGCGGCCTGATGGGTCGCCTCGAGCATCCGCCCGGGCGGGGCGAATTCGTGGAACTGAAAGTCTCGGGTCATATCCTGGCCGGGCACGTGCGCTGGGTGAAGGGTCCGCTCTTCGGCGTGGCCCTGCGCGACCGGGTCGATGTCGCGCGCGTTCTCGGGGGCAAGCCCCCGCCCCGCAGCCCGACCACGACGGTCGCACAGATGCAGCCGCCGCAGACGCTGGTTCGCACGGTAGCGTCCTACTGCGTGATGGCGCTGGCAGCGGGATGCGCGGCCTACGTTATCGCGGACCTGTTCATCCTGTAG
- a CDS encoding hydrolase, producing MRELSQTERELIADIDQQRMLARTQEWAAINSGTGNLDGLARMADKLSDAFSGLPGEVTLYEPARVTAVEEDGSHRDKPHGRHLVCQVRPAAERRFLLTGHMDTVYPADHPFQSLEWIDDETLNGPGTADMKAGIAVILEALTAFETSEAAAGVGYDVMINSDEETGSLSSAALIAELAHGKAAALTYEPTALPDGTLAHARGGSGNYTLTFTGRSAHAGRNPEDGRNALVAAADCAVRLKELQHSDLPVNPARIEGGAANNVVPDHAILRFNIRPRTAAAGEEFASALSALLRMLESAHDVAIAQHGGISRPPKPVDPKAQQLFDLVRDTGAALGQQIGWQATGGVCDGNNIAATGVPVVDTMGVRGGKIHSPDEFMIVPSLTERARLSAIVLHRLASGSLA from the coding sequence ATGAGAGAGCTTTCCCAGACAGAGCGCGAGCTAATCGCCGACATTGATCAGCAGCGCATGCTCGCGCGTACGCAGGAATGGGCCGCCATCAATTCGGGAACAGGCAATCTCGATGGACTCGCCCGGATGGCAGACAAGCTTTCCGACGCGTTCTCGGGCCTGCCGGGCGAGGTAACGCTGTACGAGCCAGCCCGCGTCACCGCCGTGGAGGAGGACGGTTCGCATCGGGACAAGCCGCATGGCAGGCATCTGGTATGCCAGGTCCGACCGGCAGCCGAGCGCCGCTTTCTTCTCACCGGGCACATGGATACCGTGTATCCTGCCGATCATCCCTTCCAGTCGCTCGAATGGATCGACGACGAGACGCTGAACGGGCCGGGAACGGCCGACATGAAGGCCGGGATCGCCGTTATCCTGGAAGCGCTGACCGCGTTCGAGACGAGCGAAGCGGCGGCCGGTGTCGGGTACGACGTGATGATCAATTCCGACGAGGAGACGGGGTCGCTGTCCTCGGCGGCGCTCATCGCCGAACTGGCGCACGGCAAGGCGGCGGCGCTGACCTACGAGCCAACGGCCCTGCCCGACGGAACCCTCGCCCACGCGCGCGGGGGAAGCGGCAACTATACGCTGACCTTCACCGGTCGGTCCGCCCACGCCGGGCGCAATCCCGAGGACGGACGCAACGCGCTGGTCGCGGCAGCCGACTGCGCGGTGCGGCTGAAGGAATTGCAGCATTCCGACCTGCCGGTAAACCCCGCAAGGATCGAAGGCGGGGCGGCCAACAACGTCGTCCCCGACCACGCGATCCTCCGCTTCAACATTCGCCCCAGGACGGCCGCTGCGGGCGAGGAATTCGCCAGCGCGCTCAGCGCTTTGCTGCGCATGCTCGAATCCGCGCACGACGTTGCCATCGCACAGCACGGCGGCATCTCGCGCCCGCCCAAACCCGTCGATCCGAAAGCGCAGCAATTGTTCGACCTGGTGCGCGATACCGGCGCCGCGCTGGGCCAGCAGATCGGCTGGCAGGCGACCGGCGGGGTCTGCGATGGCAACAACATCGCCGCCACGGGCGTCCCCGTCGTCGATACGATGGGCGTGCGCGGGGGCAAGATCCATTCCCCCGACGAGTTCATGATCGTTCCATCGCTGACCGAACGCGCGCGGTTGAGCGCGATCGTGCTGCACCGGCTGGCGAGCGGGTCGCTGGCATGA
- a CDS encoding arginine N-succinyltransferase, with product MSFVIRAADTGDLQALYEMAKLTGGGFTNLPPDRNSLTGKLEASEAAFAREGEEIVAETFVLVLQNTETRDVRGTCQVFTAVGHDWPFYSYRITRLTQHSRELERTMSAELLSLVNDLGGSSEVGGLFLHPGERAGGLGLLLARSRYLFIAAHRHRFGDRILAELRGIIDERGGSPFWDAIGGKFFGMSFQEADEFNASNGNQFIADLMPKHPVYIAMLDDEARKVIGLPHPSGRAAMRMLEHEGFSYEGYVDIFDGGPTMVARTDAVRSIAGAHCGETVDCGLAKGEKALIAAGEMADFRCCYGARELRGEGVAIDAQTAELLRIGEGETVWSIPR from the coding sequence ATGAGCTTCGTTATCCGCGCCGCCGATACAGGCGACCTGCAAGCCCTGTACGAGATGGCCAAGCTGACCGGCGGGGGTTTCACCAACCTCCCGCCCGACCGCAATTCGCTCACGGGCAAGCTGGAAGCCTCGGAAGCCGCTTTCGCGCGCGAGGGTGAGGAGATCGTCGCGGAAACGTTCGTCCTGGTTCTCCAAAATACCGAAACGCGCGACGTTCGCGGAACGTGCCAGGTCTTCACCGCCGTGGGTCATGACTGGCCGTTCTATTCCTATCGCATAACCCGCCTGACCCAGCATTCGCGCGAGCTGGAACGCACCATGAGCGCGGAGTTGCTCAGCCTCGTCAACGATCTCGGCGGATCGAGCGAGGTGGGCGGCCTGTTCCTCCATCCCGGCGAGCGCGCCGGCGGGCTGGGCCTGTTGCTGGCGCGCAGCCGCTATCTGTTCATCGCCGCGCATCGTCATCGCTTCGGCGACCGCATCCTGGCCGAACTTCGCGGTATCATAGACGAGCGCGGCGGGTCGCCGTTCTGGGATGCGATCGGCGGCAAGTTCTTCGGTATGAGTTTCCAGGAAGCGGACGAGTTCAACGCCAGCAACGGCAACCAGTTCATCGCCGACTTGATGCCCAAGCACCCCGTCTACATCGCCATGCTGGACGACGAAGCCCGAAAGGTCATCGGCCTGCCCCACCCGTCGGGACGGGCGGCGATGCGGATGCTCGAGCACGAGGGGTTTTCCTACGAGGGCTATGTCGACATCTTCGATGGTGGCCCGACGATGGTGGCGCGCACCGACGCGGTGAGATCAATCGCCGGCGCGCATTGCGGCGAAACAGTCGACTGCGGGCTGGCCAAGGGAGAGAAGGCGTTGATCGCCGCGGGCGAGATGGCGGATTTCCGGTGCTGCTACGGCGCGCGCGAACTGCGCGGCGAGGGCGTGGCGATCGACGCGCAGACGGCGGAATTGCTGCGGATCGGCGAGGGCGAAACGGTGTGGAGCATACCGCGTTGA
- a CDS encoding N-succinylarginine dihydrolase, producing the protein MTLTEINFDGIVGPSHNYAGLSLGNLAATKNAGERSFPRAAALQGIAKMRANMAMGMAQGFLLPLPRPDAAWLEQLAVDASTDPALLAGAWSASSMWTANAATVSPAPDTTDGRCHLTVANLVTMPHRTHEWPDTLAQLRVAFADEAHFAVHGPVPPCFGDEGAANHMRFATSHAEPGAEVFVYGRPGGRFPARQHIEASRIVARSHGLDPDRALFIEQNPEAIAAGAFHNDVVAVANERVLFAHEQAFADPDPAYDAMRTACPGLQIVEVPADRIGLEDAISSYLFNAQLLTPPSGEQTLVVPSECQANAAVWAWLQDMLKGNGPIRHVKVVDVRQSMANGGGPACLRLRVVADPATVDQRFMLDEAKASAIEAVIAECWPDHIDPTQIGSQELAGTVQEARRRLLGALDLSELV; encoded by the coding sequence GTGACACTCACCGAAATCAATTTCGACGGTATCGTCGGCCCCAGCCACAATTACGCCGGGCTGAGCCTCGGCAATCTGGCTGCGACGAAGAATGCCGGCGAGCGATCCTTTCCCCGTGCCGCCGCCCTGCAGGGCATCGCCAAGATGCGTGCCAATATGGCGATGGGCATGGCGCAGGGCTTCCTGCTGCCGCTTCCCCGCCCCGACGCCGCGTGGCTTGAACAGCTGGCGGTGGACGCATCCACCGATCCGGCGCTGCTCGCCGGCGCGTGGTCAGCCTCTTCCATGTGGACAGCCAATGCGGCGACGGTCAGCCCCGCCCCGGATACCACCGACGGGCGCTGCCATCTGACCGTGGCGAACCTTGTTACCATGCCGCATCGGACCCACGAATGGCCCGACACGCTGGCGCAACTGCGCGTGGCCTTCGCCGACGAGGCGCATTTCGCCGTACACGGACCGGTTCCACCGTGTTTCGGAGACGAGGGAGCGGCCAACCACATGCGTTTCGCGACCTCTCACGCGGAGCCGGGAGCGGAAGTGTTCGTCTACGGTCGGCCCGGAGGTCGATTTCCCGCCCGCCAGCACATCGAGGCCAGCCGCATCGTCGCCCGGTCGCACGGGCTCGATCCGGACCGCGCGCTCTTCATCGAGCAGAACCCGGAAGCGATCGCCGCTGGCGCCTTCCACAACGATGTCGTCGCCGTGGCGAACGAGCGGGTGCTGTTCGCGCACGAACAGGCGTTCGCCGATCCCGATCCGGCCTACGACGCCATGCGGACCGCCTGCCCGGGCTTGCAGATCGTTGAAGTGCCGGCCGACCGGATTGGCCTGGAGGACGCGATCTCCTCCTACCTGTTCAACGCTCAATTGCTGACCCCGCCTTCGGGCGAACAGACGCTCGTGGTGCCCTCCGAATGCCAGGCGAACGCAGCGGTCTGGGCCTGGTTGCAGGACATGCTGAAGGGCAACGGTCCGATCCGGCACGTGAAGGTCGTCGACGTGCGGCAGTCCATGGCCAATGGCGGCGGCCCCGCGTGCCTGAGGCTGCGCGTCGTGGCGGACCCTGCGACCGTCGATCAGCGCTTCATGCTCGACGAGGCAAAGGCCAGCGCCATCGAAGCCGTCATTGCCGAATGCTGGCCCGACCATATCGACCCCACGCAGATCGGGTCGCAGGAGCTTGCCGGAACCGTGCAGGAGGCGCGGCGCCGGCTGTTGGGTGCGCTGGACCTTTCCGAACTCGTCTGA
- the mscL gene encoding large conductance mechanosensitive channel protein MscL: protein MFNEFKKFIARGNVLDLAVGVIIGAAFGKIVTSLNESIIMPIIGWIFGDVDFSNYFIRLGPIPDDYAGSVQNYAQLKEAGVPMIGYGDFITQTVDFLIIAIALFMLIRLVNRVLDEMQEKQRETEDSSKSDEVPTDPQLDVLKEILAELKSSPADPAPSHSA from the coding sequence ATGTTCAACGAGTTCAAGAAATTCATCGCCCGCGGAAACGTGCTCGATCTGGCGGTGGGAGTCATCATCGGCGCGGCCTTCGGCAAGATCGTGACGTCGCTCAACGAAAGCATCATCATGCCGATTATCGGCTGGATTTTCGGCGACGTGGATTTCTCCAACTATTTCATTCGACTGGGGCCGATCCCCGATGATTACGCAGGCAGCGTGCAGAATTACGCGCAACTCAAGGAAGCAGGCGTACCGATGATCGGATACGGCGATTTCATAACGCAGACGGTGGACTTCCTCATCATTGCGATAGCTCTGTTCATGCTGATCAGGCTGGTCAATCGCGTGCTCGACGAGATGCAGGAAAAGCAGAGGGAAACAGAGGATTCTTCCAAGTCCGACGAAGTGCCGACCGATCCCCAGCTCGACGTGCTGAAGGAGATTCTGGCAGAACTGAAGAGCTCTCCGGCCGATCCGGCCCCTTCACATTCGGCGTAA
- a CDS encoding LemA family protein yields MFKPIFRMAALVLGSLVLASCGINSVPQKEEAAKAQWGNVESALQRRSDLIPNLVSVVQAAAISERDILTEVTDARARATSINITTDDLSNPEEFQRFQNAQNQLTQALGQLRTVVENYPQLASQPRFADLMVAIDEANNLINTERVRYNEAARDYNTEIRTFPSTIGANVIHGAEPLEYFEADEAAQGNPQVDMSGITGDRSGATGAASNDNESAREPAAAAN; encoded by the coding sequence ATGTTCAAGCCTATCTTCCGCATGGCCGCTCTTGTCCTCGGTTCCCTGGTTCTGGCTTCGTGCGGCATCAATTCGGTGCCGCAGAAGGAAGAAGCGGCGAAGGCGCAGTGGGGCAATGTCGAAAGCGCGTTGCAGCGGCGTTCGGATCTCATTCCAAATCTCGTCTCGGTGGTACAGGCCGCCGCGATATCAGAGCGCGACATTCTCACCGAAGTCACTGACGCCCGCGCGCGCGCGACTTCGATCAACATCACGACGGACGATCTTTCCAACCCGGAGGAATTCCAGCGTTTCCAGAACGCGCAGAACCAGCTTACGCAAGCCCTGGGCCAGCTCCGCACGGTGGTGGAAAACTATCCCCAGCTCGCCAGCCAACCGCGTTTCGCGGACCTGATGGTGGCCATCGACGAGGCTAACAATCTCATCAATACGGAGCGGGTGCGCTACAACGAGGCGGCGCGCGACTACAATACCGAAATCCGTACCTTTCCTTCCACGATTGGCGCGAACGTGATTCACGGGGCAGAGCCGCTGGAATATTTCGAGGCGGACGAAGCGGCGCAGGGCAATCCGCAGGTCGACATGAGCGGAATCACCGGCGATCGCAGTGGCGCTACGGGCGCGGCCAGCAACGACAACGAATCCGCGCGGGAGCCGGCCGCGGCGGCCAATTGA
- a CDS encoding TPM domain-containing protein: MIRLLAVLLVVWLSAANATGANAQTYDFPPRPDGPVYDGADMLSAATEVRLDQRLREYNRETGNAIIVATVPDLGGSTIEPYATNLFETWGIGGEQRDTGLLLLIARDERKMRIEVGYGLHPYFGGIMAGRVINDVITPRFKAGDFDAGVTQGVDAILSHLANSPEDAVAIEEAAQAAEQNRRSSDGGFPIGTLIWLGFLFFFFILPMLSGRGRRRRYRRSGVGGVVGDIMLWEAGKAIARGASGRGGWGGGFGGGGGFGGGGGGGGFGGFGGGMSGGGGASGGW; this comes from the coding sequence GTGATACGCCTGCTCGCAGTCCTGCTAGTCGTATGGCTCTCCGCTGCAAATGCCACGGGCGCAAACGCACAGACGTACGACTTTCCCCCCAGACCGGATGGGCCGGTCTATGACGGGGCGGACATGCTTTCGGCGGCCACCGAGGTACGTCTCGATCAGCGATTGCGGGAATACAACCGGGAGACGGGCAATGCGATCATCGTCGCCACCGTGCCGGATCTGGGTGGCAGCACGATCGAGCCCTATGCGACGAACCTGTTCGAAACATGGGGCATCGGCGGAGAGCAGCGCGACACCGGTCTGCTGCTGCTGATCGCGCGAGACGAGCGCAAGATGCGGATCGAGGTCGGCTACGGTCTGCACCCCTATTTCGGCGGCATCATGGCCGGCCGCGTCATCAACGATGTCATCACGCCCCGTTTCAAGGCTGGCGATTTCGATGCGGGCGTGACGCAGGGGGTGGACGCCATACTGAGCCATCTTGCGAACAGTCCGGAGGACGCTGTCGCTATCGAAGAGGCGGCACAGGCCGCCGAACAGAACCGGCGCAGCAGCGATGGCGGCTTTCCCATCGGCACGCTGATCTGGCTGGGCTTCCTGTTCTTCTTCTTCATTCTGCCGATGCTGTCCGGCAGGGGGCGGCGGCGACGCTATCGCCGTTCGGGCGTTGGCGGGGTCGTGGGCGACATCATGCTCTGGGAAGCGGGCAAGGCAATCGCGCGCGGTGCATCGGGTCGTGGCGGCTGGGGCGGAGGCTTCGGCGGTGGCGGGGGCTTCGGCGGCGGGGGCGGAGGCGGCGGCTTCGGCGGTTTCGGAGGCGGCATGTCCGGCGGCGGCGGCGCGTCGGGGGGGTGGTGA
- a CDS encoding TPM domain-containing protein — translation MAMLDERQHTIVSDAVKQAELTTSGEIVPVITAASDGYSDIALTWAAAITFTVMSAFAAFPQPFLDFWDSHFAGWGHDWSTGETASMTIALGLVAFTASWLLLLVPAIRFAAIPGPAKSQRVRDHAVRHFKVGAERRTHGRTGVLLYLSMREHRAEIVADEPIAQIVPPEVWGEAMADMLLEIREGRTAEGIAAGVRDVGQILSQHFPRAEDDENELPDRLIEL, via the coding sequence ATGGCGATGCTCGACGAACGCCAGCACACCATCGTATCCGACGCGGTGAAGCAGGCCGAACTGACGACGAGCGGAGAGATCGTGCCGGTGATCACGGCCGCTTCGGATGGATATTCCGACATCGCCCTTACCTGGGCGGCAGCCATCACATTTACGGTCATGAGTGCGTTTGCAGCCTTTCCGCAACCCTTCCTCGATTTCTGGGACAGCCATTTCGCCGGGTGGGGGCACGACTGGTCGACCGGCGAAACAGCCAGCATGACCATCGCGCTGGGTCTCGTCGCCTTTACCGCAAGCTGGCTGCTCCTGCTGGTGCCCGCGATCCGGTTTGCGGCCATTCCGGGTCCGGCCAAGTCGCAGCGGGTCCGAGACCACGCCGTGCGCCACTTCAAGGTCGGGGCGGAACGCCGCACGCACGGCCGCACGGGCGTGCTCCTCTATCTCTCGATGCGCGAACACCGGGCGGAGATCGTCGCTGACGAACCCATCGCTCAGATAGTACCGCCCGAGGTCTGGGGGGAAGCAATGGCCGATATGCTTCTCGAAATTCGCGAAGGCCGCACGGCCGAAGGCATCGCCGCCGGGGTACGCGACGTCGGGCAGATCCTGTCGCAGCATTTCCCCCGCGCCGAGGATGATGAAAACGAATTGCCCGATCGCTTGATCGAGTTGTGA
- a CDS encoding NUDIX hydrolase — MAETEQIAWRGEWIVAKTCGKWEYVSRARNIRAAVIVPIDADEIVLIEQYRVPLGRQSLELPAGLIGDDDSGPDEDPLATARRELEEETGYAASSWRNCGEFVSSPGLTSEGFTLLLASGLTRVGPGGGVEGEDITVRRVKRAHMGQVVAEARQRGLAIDAKLLMLLGGGWLDDV, encoded by the coding sequence ATGGCCGAGACCGAACAGATCGCCTGGCGGGGCGAATGGATCGTCGCCAAGACCTGCGGCAAATGGGAATATGTCAGCCGCGCCCGCAATATCCGCGCCGCCGTCATCGTTCCGATCGACGCGGACGAGATCGTCCTCATAGAGCAGTATCGGGTACCGTTGGGCCGCCAAAGCCTCGAACTTCCGGCAGGCCTGATAGGCGACGACGACAGTGGCCCGGACGAGGATCCTCTGGCGACCGCCCGACGCGAACTCGAGGAAGAAACCGGCTACGCGGCCAGTTCCTGGCGGAATTGCGGCGAATTCGTTTCCAGTCCTGGTTTGACCAGCGAAGGGTTCACGCTTCTTCTGGCAAGCGGTCTAACACGGGTCGGCCCGGGCGGCGGCGTGGAGGGAGAAGACATTACCGTGCGCCGCGTAAAACGGGCGCACATGGGGCAGGTGGTAGCCGAAGCGCGCCAACGCGGACTGGCCATCGACGCCAAACTGCTGATGCTGCTTGGCGGCGGCTGGCTGGATGATGTTTGA
- a CDS encoding 2-hydroxyacid dehydrogenase, translated as MTDLRVFVTRKWPDEVEAALTSRFDTVLNDDEGSLDRSLIAHAMARYDVLCPTVGDTIDADLINEADRCRLIANYGVGFDHIDLDAAKAKGIAVTNTPGVLTDATADLAMTLLLMAARRTGEGERMVRSGEWSGWHPRHLVGSAVSGKTLGVVGFGRIGQALAKRAQCGFGMTILYHARHEVGGDIVRDTRARFCPDLAGLLEQSDFVSIHVPGGEGTRHLIDSDALAAMKPGSFLINTARGSVVDHDALAAGLRSGHPAGAGLDVFPEEPLVPPALLDLDNVVLLPHLGSADAETRRAMGMRALRNIEAFARGADLPDRVA; from the coding sequence ATGACGGATCTGCGCGTTTTCGTTACCCGGAAATGGCCTGACGAGGTCGAGGCGGCTCTCACCTCGCGCTTCGACACGGTCCTGAATGACGACGAAGGCAGCCTCGATCGATCCCTTATCGCACATGCAATGGCGCGATACGACGTGCTTTGCCCGACGGTGGGCGATACGATCGACGCCGATCTCATCAACGAGGCCGACCGCTGCCGGCTCATCGCCAATTACGGCGTGGGTTTCGATCACATCGATCTGGACGCGGCGAAGGCGAAGGGTATCGCCGTTACCAACACGCCCGGCGTCCTGACCGACGCGACCGCCGACCTCGCAATGACCCTGTTGCTGATGGCCGCGCGACGCACCGGCGAAGGTGAGCGGATGGTTCGATCCGGCGAATGGAGTGGATGGCATCCGCGCCATCTGGTCGGTAGCGCGGTCAGCGGCAAGACGCTGGGTGTCGTCGGTTTCGGACGGATCGGACAAGCCTTGGCGAAGCGCGCGCAATGCGGGTTCGGCATGACGATCCTCTACCACGCACGGCACGAGGTTGGCGGGGATATTGTGCGCGATACACGCGCCCGCTTCTGTCCGGACCTTGCAGGTCTGCTGGAACAGAGTGACTTCGTCTCGATCCATGTTCCGGGCGGAGAGGGAACAAGGCACCTGATCGACTCCGACGCGCTCGCGGCAATGAAGCCGGGCAGTTTCCTTATCAACACCGCTCGCGGTTCGGTCGTGGATCACGATGCGCTGGCGGCGGGGCTGCGTTCGGGCCATCCGGCAGGGGCGGGGCTGGATGTGTTTCCGGAAGAGCCGCTTGTGCCGCCGGCCCTGCTCGATCTCGACAACGTGGTCCTGCTGCCGCATCTGGGCAGCGCCGATGCCGAGACACGCAGGGCAATGGGCATGCGCGCGCTCAGAAACATCGAGGCGTTTGCGCGAGGGGCAGATCTGCCCGACCGCGTTGCGTGA
- a CDS encoding kinase yields MTDPVSALVAAEGLPADYHQTVEKHWRPLADRIARTAIPRASLVIGISGPQGSGKTTACRFLELLLRERALRAVTLSLDDLYLSAAERRRLADGVHPLFATRGPPGTHSVGIGLEIVERIRAGRRFALPRFDKALDDRSDDSVMVTHPVDILLLEGWCVGAMPQRAVDLAHPVNALEAECDPDGIWRGLVNRLLDEEYRRLFDQIDVLVMLRVADFDQVVANRRRQERKLAQRCPESPKVMDDAGVIRFCAYFERLTRHMLAEMPPRADIVIDIDADHLAVR; encoded by the coding sequence GTGACCGATCCCGTATCCGCCCTCGTCGCCGCCGAAGGTCTGCCCGCCGACTATCACCAGACTGTCGAGAAGCACTGGCGGCCCCTGGCCGATCGAATCGCACGCACGGCGATCCCGCGCGCGTCGCTGGTCATCGGAATCTCCGGTCCGCAAGGTTCGGGCAAGACCACGGCATGCCGGTTTCTCGAATTGCTCCTGCGAGAGCGAGCACTTCGCGCCGTGACACTCTCGCTTGACGACCTGTACCTGAGCGCAGCGGAGCGCAGACGGCTTGCCGACGGGGTTCACCCGCTGTTCGCTACCCGTGGGCCGCCGGGGACGCACTCGGTCGGGATCGGGTTAGAAATCGTCGAACGAATTCGTGCCGGGCGCAGATTTGCCCTCCCCCGCTTCGACAAGGCTCTCGACGATCGATCCGACGACAGCGTGATGGTCACCCACCCCGTGGACATTCTGCTCCTGGAAGGATGGTGCGTTGGCGCGATGCCACAACGGGCGGTGGACCTGGCCCACCCCGTTAACGCGCTCGAAGCCGAATGCGACCCGGATGGTATCTGGCGTGGCCTCGTCAACCGGTTACTCGATGAGGAATACCGCCGGTTGTTCGATCAGATAGACGTCCTTGTGATGTTGCGGGTCGCGGATTTCGACCAGGTCGTTGCCAATCGTCGCCGCCAGGAAAGAAAGCTCGCGCAAAGATGTCCGGAATCGCCGAAAGTGATGGATGACGCCGGCGTCATCCGCTTCTGCGCGTATTTCGAGCGACTGACCCGCCACATGCTCGCTGAAATGCCACCGCGTGCCGACATTGTTATCGATATTGACGCAGATCACCTCGCGGTACGCTGA
- a CDS encoding DUF6644 family protein, with amino-acid sequence MQPEPGTIWRTIETWRPATALAESLWAFPAVETMHVVGLVTVFGTILVVDLRLMGLASRTTEVKRLMGDVLPWTWSAFALAALSGLAMFASHASLYVANPWFLAKMGLLALAGLNMAIFQFATTRRGHSLPAGATPPHRARVAGALSLVLWVAVVFCGRAIGFTLGIYS; translated from the coding sequence GTGCAACCCGAACCCGGCACCATCTGGCGGACGATCGAAACTTGGCGACCGGCCACTGCGCTGGCCGAAAGCCTGTGGGCGTTCCCGGCGGTGGAGACGATGCACGTCGTGGGACTGGTGACGGTTTTCGGCACGATTCTCGTGGTCGACCTGCGGTTGATGGGTCTCGCTTCCCGGACCACCGAGGTGAAACGTCTGATGGGCGATGTTCTACCGTGGACTTGGAGCGCTTTCGCACTGGCCGCGCTTAGCGGGCTGGCGATGTTTGCCAGTCACGCTTCGCTGTACGTTGCGAATCCGTGGTTTCTCGCGAAGATGGGCTTGCTGGCACTTGCCGGGCTGAACATGGCGATATTTCAGTTCGCAACGACCCGCAGGGGGCACTCCTTACCGGCCGGGGCGACGCCGCCACATCGCGCGCGAGTCGCAGGGGCGTTGTCGCTGGTCCTCTGGGTCGCAGTGGTGTTCTGCGGTCGGGCCATCGGCTTTACCCTGGGCATCTATTCCTGA